In one Candidatus Caccoplasma merdavium genomic region, the following are encoded:
- the fabG gene encoding 3-oxoacyl-[acyl-carrier-protein] reductase: protein MKLLEGKVALITGAARGIGKAVALKFAQEGAHVAFTDLVIDENGKATEAEIAAYGVKAKGYASNAANFEETEKIVNQVKEDFGAIDILVNNAGITKDGLMMRMSEAQWDAVINVNLKSAFNFIHACTPIMMRQKSGSIINMASVVGVHGNAGQANYSASKAGMIGLAKSIAQELGSRGIRANAIAPGFIITDMTAKLPDDVKAEWCKKIPLRRGGTPEDVANIATFLASDMSSYVSGQVIQVDGGMNM from the coding sequence ATGAAATTACTCGAAGGAAAAGTTGCCCTTATCACAGGTGCAGCGCGCGGCATCGGAAAAGCCGTTGCTCTCAAATTCGCGCAAGAAGGCGCTCATGTGGCATTCACCGATTTGGTTATCGATGAAAACGGAAAAGCCACCGAAGCCGAGATTGCCGCCTATGGCGTGAAAGCCAAAGGGTATGCATCGAATGCCGCCAACTTTGAAGAGACCGAAAAAATTGTCAATCAAGTCAAAGAAGATTTTGGCGCGATAGATATTCTCGTCAACAATGCCGGTATCACCAAAGATGGTTTGATGATGCGCATGAGCGAAGCCCAGTGGGACGCAGTCATCAATGTCAATCTGAAATCGGCTTTCAACTTTATCCATGCCTGCACCCCCATCATGATGCGTCAGAAAAGTGGCAGCATCATCAACATGGCATCGGTCGTAGGTGTGCATGGAAACGCAGGCCAAGCCAACTATTCGGCTTCGAAAGCCGGTATGATAGGATTGGCCAAATCCATTGCCCAGGAACTCGGCTCGCGCGGTATCCGTGCCAACGCCATCGCTCCCGGCTTCATCATCACCGATATGACGGCCAAACTTCCTGATGACGTAAAAGCCGAGTGGTGCAAGAAAATTCCTCTCCGTCGTGGCGGAACGCCCGAAGATGTGGCCAACATCGCTACGTTCCTCGCATCGGATATGTCGTCGTATGTCTCGGGTCAAGTGATCCAAGTCGACGGCGGTATGAACATGTAA
- a CDS encoding RNA pseudouridine synthase: protein MEVLYEDNHLIIVNKSTSEIVQGDKTGDTPLSETLKVWLKEKYHKPGNVFVGVTHRLDRPVSGIVVFAKTSKALARLNEMFRTGEVKKTYWAIVQSAPEREADEITHYLVRNEKLNKSVAWDTPRPNAKEAVLAYRTLARSENYTLLEVSLKTGRHHQIRCQLSKIGAPIKGDLKYGARRSNPDGGISLHARSISFIHPVSKLPIDVTAPVPDDALWKYFERVVSPSATE, encoded by the coding sequence ATGGAAGTCTTGTACGAAGACAATCATCTGATTATCGTCAATAAGAGTACCTCGGAAATTGTCCAGGGCGACAAAACGGGTGATACCCCGTTGAGCGAAACCCTCAAAGTTTGGCTCAAAGAGAAATATCACAAGCCCGGAAACGTTTTTGTCGGCGTGACCCATCGACTCGACCGACCGGTGAGCGGCATTGTCGTCTTTGCCAAAACCAGCAAAGCATTGGCTCGTCTCAACGAGATGTTCCGCACCGGAGAAGTGAAAAAGACCTATTGGGCGATTGTGCAGTCGGCTCCCGAGCGCGAGGCCGATGAGATAACCCATTATCTCGTGCGCAACGAGAAGCTCAACAAGTCGGTTGCCTGGGATACCCCCCGGCCCAATGCCAAAGAGGCGGTGTTGGCTTATCGCACCCTGGCACGGAGCGAGAATTACACCCTTTTGGAGGTGTCCCTCAAAACCGGACGTCACCATCAAATCCGCTGTCAGCTCTCCAAAATAGGAGCTCCCATCAAAGGCGATTTGAAATACGGCGCTCGGCGCTCCAACCCCGATGGCGGCATTTCGCTTCATGCCCGTAGCATCTCGTTTATCCACCCCGTGTCGAAGCTCCCCATTGATGTTACGGCACCCGTGCCCGATGATGCGCTGTGGAAATATTTCGAGCGTGTTGTTTCGCCCTCGGCCACCGAGTAG
- a CDS encoding DUF1593 domain-containing protein has translation MKKYCILFLSLCVASLWTCTTENPAPKHRILISTDIGGTDPDDNQSMAHLLMYSDCFDIEGLVSSPSFGEGSKEEILRMIDLYEADYDRLKNHAAGCLPPDSLRRLCKQGRRGLLPYYGYETPTEGSEWIVSCARKEDPRLLWILVWGSLDDVAQALHDAPDILPRIRVYWIGGPNKKWGVNSYAYIVENFPDLWIIENNASYRGFIGNNKKDDVYNMRYYDTYIKGAGNLGADFIDYYEGQVKMGDTPSLLYVMNGNPEIPEGESWGGSFEKMSHSPRTIFTRHTTLQDTVPVYSVVEFRLNGPEIDKPAGARCFDFIIDRQTWDGVYLGDGLFAVRYAPKAPATLDYRIVSDIKEFDGQTGVFVVSRKWPGKKRADSYEVGANWYTDRCDKALFERLWQGSKTVSKWRNDVLDDWAERWSWLK, from the coding sequence ATGAAAAAATATTGCATTTTGTTCCTGTCGCTGTGTGTGGCTTCCCTATGGACTTGTACAACCGAAAATCCGGCACCGAAACACCGGATATTGATCAGTACCGACATTGGCGGTACCGACCCCGACGACAACCAGTCGATGGCGCACCTGCTCATGTATAGCGATTGTTTCGACATCGAAGGCTTGGTATCATCACCCTCTTTCGGTGAAGGCTCAAAAGAGGAGATCCTTCGCATGATAGACCTCTATGAAGCCGATTACGACCGTTTGAAGAACCACGCCGCCGGCTGTCTTCCGCCCGACTCCTTGCGTCGTCTCTGCAAGCAAGGACGTAGAGGCTTGCTGCCCTATTACGGCTATGAAACCCCTACCGAAGGGTCGGAGTGGATTGTCTCCTGCGCCCGCAAGGAAGATCCCCGTCTGTTGTGGATTCTCGTGTGGGGAAGCCTCGATGACGTGGCACAGGCCCTGCATGACGCACCCGATATTTTGCCCCGCATACGGGTCTATTGGATTGGCGGCCCCAACAAGAAGTGGGGCGTAAACAGTTACGCCTACATCGTCGAAAATTTTCCCGATCTGTGGATTATCGAGAACAATGCCTCCTATCGGGGATTCATCGGGAACAACAAAAAAGACGACGTCTACAACATGCGTTATTACGACACCTATATCAAGGGCGCCGGTAACCTTGGAGCCGATTTTATCGATTATTACGAAGGTCAGGTAAAGATGGGCGACACGCCGTCGTTGCTCTATGTGATGAACGGTAACCCCGAAATTCCCGAAGGCGAGAGTTGGGGCGGAAGTTTTGAAAAGATGTCGCACAGTCCCCGTACGATATTTACCCGCCACACGACGTTGCAGGATACCGTCCCGGTCTATTCGGTTGTGGAGTTCCGTCTCAATGGCCCCGAAATCGATAAGCCGGCAGGTGCCCGTTGTTTCGACTTTATCATTGACCGTCAGACGTGGGACGGCGTCTATCTTGGCGACGGACTTTTTGCCGTGCGATATGCCCCCAAGGCGCCTGCTACGCTCGATTACCGTATTGTATCCGATATCAAGGAGTTCGATGGCCAGACAGGCGTCTTTGTCGTGAGCCGGAAGTGGCCGGGAAAGAAACGTGCCGACAGTTACGAAGTGGGAGCCAATTGGTATACCGACCGTTGTGACAAAGCTCTTTTTGAAAGGCTTTGGCAAGGAAGCAAAACCGTGTCGAAATGGCGTAACGATGTCCTTGACGATTGGGCCGAGCGGTGGAGTTGGTTGAAATGA
- a CDS encoding ferritin: protein MLSKKMEDALNAQINAEFWSAYLYLSMSANFAAHGNPGFANWFSVQFKEEQDHAMIFIKYILSRGGKVTLKAIDNVQTEWATPLAAFEDTLAHEKKVTAMINNLYAMAEEEKDYATKSMLGWFIDEQVEEEETAQGYIDALKMIKDNGFGIYTLDKELGARTYTQAAPLAGK from the coding sequence ATGTTAAGTAAAAAAATGGAAGATGCGCTCAATGCGCAAATCAATGCCGAGTTCTGGTCGGCCTATCTCTATCTGTCGATGTCGGCCAATTTCGCCGCTCACGGAAATCCCGGTTTTGCCAACTGGTTCTCCGTTCAGTTCAAAGAAGAACAGGACCATGCCATGATTTTTATCAAATACATTCTTTCGCGTGGTGGAAAAGTCACCCTCAAAGCTATCGACAACGTGCAGACCGAATGGGCTACTCCGCTGGCCGCATTCGAAGACACTTTGGCTCATGAGAAGAAAGTGACGGCCATGATCAACAATCTCTATGCCATGGCCGAAGAGGAGAAGGATTATGCCACCAAAAGCATGTTGGGCTGGTTTATCGACGAGCAGGTCGAGGAAGAAGAAACCGCACAAGGATATATCGATGCCTTGAAGATGATCAAGGACAATGGCTTTGGCATTTATACGCTCGATAAGGAGTTGGGCGCCCGCACCTATACCCAGGCAGCCCCACTTGCCGGAAAATGA
- the kduI gene encoding 5-dehydro-4-deoxy-D-glucuronate isomerase, which translates to MKTNYELRYAAHPKDAKNYDTARLREDFLIQNLFVDNEVNMVYSMYDRLVVGGAKPVGEELVLEAIDPLKATHFLSRRELGIFNVGGAGRVKVDGKVFDLDFKEALYLGSGDRTVTFESVDAAKPAKFYFNSAPAHCNYPDKKVTKADAVVAEMGSLEGSNHRNINKMLVCQVLPTCQLQMGMTELQPGSIWNTMPAHTHSRRMEAYFYFEIPEGDAICHFMGEPTETRHIWMKGEEAVLSPEWSIHSAAATHNYTFIWGMGGENLDYGDQDFYKYTELK; encoded by the coding sequence ATGAAAACCAATTACGAATTGCGCTATGCAGCGCACCCCAAAGATGCCAAAAATTACGATACGGCACGTCTGCGTGAAGATTTCCTCATTCAAAATCTTTTCGTCGACAACGAAGTGAACATGGTATATTCGATGTACGACCGTTTGGTGGTAGGCGGCGCCAAACCTGTGGGAGAGGAGCTCGTGCTCGAAGCTATCGACCCGCTGAAAGCCACTCACTTCCTGAGCCGTCGCGAATTGGGTATATTCAATGTCGGTGGAGCCGGCCGTGTGAAAGTCGATGGAAAAGTATTCGACCTCGATTTCAAGGAGGCACTCTATCTCGGTAGCGGTGACCGCACCGTCACCTTCGAGAGCGTCGATGCTGCCAAACCCGCCAAATTCTATTTCAATTCGGCTCCGGCACACTGCAACTATCCCGACAAGAAAGTGACCAAAGCCGATGCCGTCGTGGCCGAAATGGGTTCGCTCGAAGGTTCCAACCACCGCAACATCAATAAAATGCTCGTATGCCAAGTCCTCCCGACCTGCCAGTTGCAGATGGGTATGACCGAGTTGCAACCCGGTAGCATTTGGAACACGATGCCGGCACACACCCACAGCCGTCGTATGGAAGCCTATTTCTATTTCGAGATCCCCGAAGGCGATGCCATTTGCCACTTTATGGGCGAACCTACCGAAACCCGCCACATTTGGATGAAAGGCGAGGAAGCCGTGCTCTCACCCGAATGGTCGATACACTCGGCGGCCGCTACCCACAATTACACCTTCATTTGGGGTATGGGCGGAGAGAACCTCGATTACGGAGACCAGGATTTCTACAAATATACCGAACTGAAATAA
- a CDS encoding gluconate 5-dehydrogenase, producing MVNFSLEGKIALVTGASYGIGFAIASGFAKAGATIVFNDIKQELVDKGLAAYQEAGIKAHGYVCDVTNEEKVNALVAQIEKEVGTIDILVNNAGIIKRIPMIEMTAAEFRQVIDVDLNAPFIVAKAVIPSMIKKGHGKIINICSMMSELGRETVSAYAAAKGGLKMLTRNIASEYGEYNIQCNGIGPGYIATPQTAPLRERQADGSRHPFDAFIVAKTPAARWGTPEDLVGPAVFLASEASDFVNGHVLYVDGGILAYIGKQPK from the coding sequence ATGGTAAACTTTTCATTAGAAGGAAAAATCGCTCTTGTAACAGGAGCTTCTTATGGTATAGGTTTTGCTATCGCCAGTGGCTTTGCCAAAGCCGGTGCAACGATTGTATTCAACGACATCAAACAAGAGTTGGTCGACAAAGGACTGGCTGCTTATCAAGAAGCCGGCATCAAAGCTCACGGCTATGTGTGCGATGTGACCAACGAAGAAAAAGTAAACGCATTGGTGGCTCAAATCGAGAAAGAAGTGGGTACAATCGACATATTGGTAAACAATGCCGGTATCATCAAACGTATCCCCATGATTGAAATGACGGCTGCCGAGTTCCGTCAGGTCATCGATGTAGACCTTAATGCTCCTTTCATCGTGGCCAAAGCCGTTATCCCCTCGATGATAAAGAAAGGTCATGGCAAGATTATCAACATCTGTTCCATGATGAGCGAACTGGGTCGCGAAACTGTTTCGGCCTATGCTGCCGCCAAAGGCGGTCTCAAAATGCTCACCCGCAACATCGCATCGGAATATGGCGAATACAACATTCAATGTAATGGCATTGGCCCGGGTTACATTGCCACCCCGCAAACCGCGCCTCTGCGTGAGCGTCAGGCCGACGGCTCTCGTCATCCCTTCGATGCATTTATCGTAGCCAAAACTCCTGCCGCCCGCTGGGGTACCCCCGAAGACTTGGTAGGTCCCGCCGTATTCTTGGCATCGGAAGCCTCTGACTTCGTAAACGGCCATGTGCTCTATGTCGATGGCGGTATCTTGGCTTATATCGGAAAACAACCCAAATAA